A single uncultured Methanolobus sp. DNA region contains:
- a CDS encoding ATP-binding protein, which produces MESESGLRILFVEDVPSDTELAERILRKDGLVFSSTRVETADEFLIKLAEFKPDLVISDYSLPAFDGMQALKLLLEHDKSLPFIVFTGSLNEETAVKCMKEGATDYVLKDRIKRLPFSVREALDKKEALLAKEIAEYSLFKSEERLKLAMEVSGQGFWDWDMDTDKVYFSQGWYSMFGYDPGELPETFDAWKSILHPEDRDVVLSRLLDNLRHREIFQMDFRMCSKNGEWIWVTGHGKPFDIDENNVPHRAIGTCIDITDQKLAEQQMLKAKMAAEEANQYKNELLANITHELKTPLSSVIGFSDVLLDGMPGQLNNDQKEYLSIINRSGSRLLELVNRMLDISMIESGKMDLSYESFNPDYVLSIVLKRTSSMAAKKNICMNSVIEPGFEEIIADADKVTEMLYNIVENSIKFTHEGGRISISVKGNGGNVYFAVSDTGIGIKQEDMERIFEPFVQVDGSATRKHGGVGLGLMLVREYAKMHNGEVTVESEYGKGSTFTLKLPRVPENLKHAQTSTVGDSG; this is translated from the coding sequence ATGGAAAGCGAATCCGGCCTGAGGATATTGTTTGTTGAGGATGTTCCATCAGATACGGAACTGGCAGAGAGGATACTGCGAAAGGACGGTTTGGTCTTCAGCTCGACCAGAGTGGAAACCGCCGATGAATTCCTGATAAAGCTAGCAGAGTTCAAACCTGATCTTGTCATCTCAGACTACAGTCTTCCTGCATTTGATGGCATGCAGGCTCTGAAGTTGCTTCTGGAGCATGATAAAAGTCTCCCTTTCATCGTCTTTACAGGTTCTCTTAACGAGGAAACAGCAGTAAAATGCATGAAAGAGGGAGCAACGGATTATGTTCTCAAGGACCGTATCAAAAGACTGCCTTTCTCAGTAAGGGAAGCCCTTGACAAAAAAGAAGCCCTGTTAGCAAAAGAAATTGCCGAATACTCATTATTTAAAAGTGAGGAACGATTAAAACTTGCAATGGAGGTTTCAGGTCAGGGTTTCTGGGACTGGGACATGGATACCGATAAAGTATATTTCAGTCAGGGATGGTATTCCATGTTTGGATACGACCCGGGTGAACTGCCAGAAACGTTTGATGCGTGGAAGTCCATATTACATCCGGAAGACAGGGATGTTGTTCTTTCCAGATTACTTGACAATCTGCGGCACAGGGAAATATTCCAGATGGATTTCAGGATGTGCTCAAAGAATGGTGAATGGATATGGGTCACAGGCCATGGGAAACCGTTCGATATCGATGAGAACAACGTTCCTCACAGGGCAATTGGCACCTGCATTGACATTACTGATCAAAAACTTGCCGAGCAACAGATGTTAAAAGCTAAGATGGCTGCAGAGGAGGCTAATCAGTACAAGAATGAGTTGCTGGCAAACATCACCCATGAACTGAAAACTCCTTTAAGTTCAGTGATCGGCTTTTCTGATGTATTGCTTGACGGAATGCCCGGCCAGTTGAACAATGACCAGAAAGAGTATCTTTCAATAATCAACAGGAGCGGAAGCCGGCTACTTGAGCTTGTCAACAGGATGCTGGATATCTCTATGATAGAATCCGGTAAGATGGATCTGAGCTATGAAAGTTTCAATCCCGATTATGTTCTTTCCATCGTCCTTAAAAGGACCAGTTCGATGGCTGCCAAGAAGAATATTTGCATGAATTCCGTGATTGAGCCGGGTTTTGAAGAGATCATAGCCGATGCTGACAAGGTCACTGAGATGCTCTATAATATTGTGGAAAACTCTATTAAGTTCACTCACGAGGGCGGCAGGATATCAATATCTGTAAAGGGGAATGGCGGGAATGTCTACTTTGCAGTTTCGGATACAGGAATTGGAATTAAGCAGGAGGATATGGAAAGGATATTCGAGCCTTTCGTGCAGGTTGACGGCTCAGCAACCCGCAAACATGGTGGTGTTGGTCTTGGCCTTATGCTTGTCAGGGAATATGCAAAAATGCACAATGGCGAGGTTACAGTGGAAAGTGAATATGGAAAAGGCAGCACTTTCACGCTGAAACTCCCTAGGGTTCCTGAAAACCTGAAGCACGCACAAACAAGTACGGTCGGGGATTCAGGTTGA
- a CDS encoding aminodeoxychorismate/anthranilate synthase component II gives MKILFINNKDSFVWNLVDYVSIYEPDTVVVPNTITLDEIREMKPDAIVVSPGPGTPHKAEDIGSCLDVIREFGPEIPVLGVCLGHQAINTAFGGTIGHAKGGPVHGKTSDINHENSRLFEGLEDKFKGGRYHSLAIDKLAEELKVTAKTDDDIIMAVEHREYPVYGVQFHPESILTEEGKKIVRNFLKIAEEKNRN, from the coding sequence ATGAAAATTTTGTTCATCAATAACAAGGATTCCTTTGTCTGGAACCTTGTGGACTATGTTTCCATCTACGAGCCGGACACCGTTGTTGTTCCAAACACCATCACACTGGATGAGATCAGGGAAATGAAACCTGACGCTATTGTTGTGTCACCCGGACCCGGTACGCCACACAAGGCAGAGGATATTGGTTCCTGTCTTGATGTTATCAGGGAGTTCGGACCAGAGATACCTGTACTTGGAGTTTGCCTCGGACACCAGGCCATCAACACTGCCTTTGGCGGCACCATAGGCCATGCAAAAGGAGGGCCGGTTCATGGGAAAACATCCGACATCAACCATGAGAATTCCCGGCTTTTTGAAGGACTTGAAGATAAGTTCAAGGGCGGCAGATATCATTCACTTGCCATTGATAAACTGGCAGAGGAACTCAAAGTCACCGCAAAGACCGATGATGATATAATCATGGCAGTCGAGCACAGGGAATATCCCGTTTACGGTGTGCAGTTCCATCCTGAATCCATACTCACAGAGGAAGGAAAGAAGATCGTAAGGAATTTCCTGAAAATTGCTGAGGAAAAGAACAGGAACTAA
- a CDS encoding response regulator, translating into MENEVEIVLVEDNQNDMELALRALKKNNIANNIVVLGDGEQALDYLYCKGEYAERDPTMNPRLILLDLKLPKMDGLEVLKEIKSDPEKKMIPVVMLTSSKEECDIVESYRLGVNSYIVKPVDFDNFVEAIRNIGFYWLLMNEHPITKRKL; encoded by the coding sequence GTGGAGAATGAAGTGGAAATCGTACTTGTAGAGGATAATCAAAATGATATGGAACTAGCTCTCAGGGCACTAAAAAAGAACAATATTGCAAACAATATTGTAGTTCTGGGTGATGGGGAACAGGCACTTGATTATCTGTATTGCAAAGGTGAATATGCAGAACGTGATCCAACTATGAATCCTCGTCTTATTTTACTTGACCTGAAACTCCCAAAGATGGATGGTCTTGAGGTTCTGAAGGAAATAAAGAGTGATCCTGAGAAGAAAATGATCCCTGTTGTTATGCTCACTTCATCAAAAGAAGAATGTGACATTGTTGAAAGCTATCGACTGGGAGTTAACAGTTACATCGTAAAACCCGTGGATTTCGATAACTTCGTGGAAGCAATAAGAAATATTGGTTTCTACTGGCTGTTGATGAATGAGCATCCTATAACTAAGAGGAAATTGTGA
- the trpE gene encoding anthranilate synthase component I, producing MVDFDLNKEDFKTLVENSQKPAIVQLMTKVDSICSPLQLYATLQNAGHSYLLESVEKEKRHARYSFVGYEPEMVVSIKDRYITIECQMNSELTKYIYSKLKAMGNVESLIGGKFRVKASEGDDALAAFRKIYPTSTGTRLLNQKRFDRQTFLGGAIGYNSYDLVYDSWLDRDKKPDADVPDMHFAIMSKTFIFDHITNETYIVITPFVTESSDLNDVYEHAVSEAQLMERSLQMASVISIIEDIPAADTEKPVANMDQAAYEEAVRIAKQHIIDGDIFQVVPSRRYTVKMKQTPLQLYIRLRNINPSPYMYIFNFKDIGIVGASPETLMTVFDRKVITNPIAGTCPRGNNDEEDRELAQHMLSDKKERAEHVMLVDLGRNDVRMVSKGGTVKVDDLMSVVKYSHLQHIESTVSGELRDECDQFDATRAIFPAGTLSGAPKIRAMEIIDDLEPESRGIYGGGVGYYSWNGDADFAIVIRTVLIKNNTAYVQAGAGVVADSDPTYEYNETERKMAAMIKAIGGKQ from the coding sequence ATGGTTGATTTTGATCTTAATAAAGAGGATTTCAAAACCCTCGTTGAAAATTCACAGAAGCCTGCAATCGTGCAGCTCATGACAAAAGTGGATAGCATTTGCAGCCCGTTGCAACTCTATGCAACCCTGCAGAATGCAGGACATTCCTATCTGCTTGAATCCGTGGAGAAAGAAAAAAGGCATGCAAGGTACTCATTCGTAGGCTACGAACCTGAGATGGTCGTGTCAATCAAAGACAGATACATTACCATCGAGTGCCAGATGAACTCAGAACTTACAAAGTACATCTACAGCAAGCTCAAGGCAATGGGAAACGTGGAGTCACTTATCGGTGGCAAGTTCAGAGTAAAGGCCAGCGAAGGCGATGATGCCCTTGCAGCTTTCAGGAAAATATATCCTACAAGCACGGGCACCCGGCTCCTGAACCAGAAACGTTTCGACAGGCAGACATTCCTTGGCGGAGCAATCGGCTACAACAGCTACGACCTTGTTTACGATTCATGGTTAGACCGGGACAAGAAACCTGATGCTGATGTACCTGACATGCACTTTGCCATCATGTCAAAGACCTTTATCTTTGACCATATCACCAACGAGACATACATCGTAATCACACCATTCGTTACAGAATCAAGCGACCTCAATGATGTTTACGAGCATGCAGTTTCTGAAGCTCAGCTTATGGAAAGATCGCTTCAGATGGCTTCAGTCATTAGTATCATTGAGGATATTCCTGCGGCAGATACCGAGAAGCCGGTTGCCAACATGGACCAGGCGGCTTACGAAGAAGCTGTGAGAATTGCAAAACAGCATATCATTGACGGCGATATATTCCAGGTTGTTCCTTCCCGCAGGTACACTGTGAAAATGAAGCAGACACCACTGCAACTCTACATCAGGCTCAGGAATATCAATCCAAGCCCTTACATGTACATCTTCAACTTCAAGGACATAGGCATCGTAGGTGCAAGTCCTGAAACCCTTATGACAGTCTTTGACAGGAAAGTCATCACAAACCCAATCGCAGGAACCTGCCCGCGCGGTAATAATGATGAAGAGGACAGAGAACTTGCACAGCATATGCTCAGTGACAAGAAAGAGCGTGCTGAACATGTTATGCTTGTTGACCTCGGACGCAATGATGTAAGAATGGTCTCAAAAGGTGGAACCGTAAAAGTTGACGACCTCATGAGCGTGGTGAAATACTCCCACCTCCAGCATATCGAGAGTACAGTCAGCGGAGAACTCAGGGATGAGTGTGACCAGTTCGATGCCACACGTGCCATATTCCCGGCAGGTACACTTTCAGGTGCTCCGAAGATAAGGGCAATGGAAATAATTGATGACCTTGAACCTGAATCCAGAGGAATCTATGGTGGCGGTGTCGGTTACTATTCATGGAACGGCGATGCAGACTTCGCCATTGTCATAAGGACAGTGCTCATCAAGAACAACACAGCATATGTGCAGGCAGGCGCCGGTGTTGTGGCTGATTCTGACCCGACATACGAATACAACGAAACCGAAAGGAAAATGGCTGCAATGATAAAGGCTATAGGAGGTAAACAATGA
- a CDS encoding PAS domain S-box protein: protein MSKGSERTSGTLSLRGQGYIALLGAALTLVILLFVLWQACAIYEDNLILNKQVEVNAQLSSNGNSLENRINNILSHLDGLDAFAKANPTKTALDTHFESFAFGLYAGSPSLRSIEIYTNFSETYVYPLEDNELVAERTLEDLINDERPIVRADLLNAIQTREPVITGPYEMQRGGLGMAARQPVYINDSLWGVVSMVIDVPPLLSSSGLTTADETIHMALRDDSGQIIFGSEETFQMNPLIYQVTLPEGSWELVAVPKGGWDESVADTLLVFQKGGIIIAILLTLVVYLLLSYSVSLKMEVKNRTASLKESESRYRQLFDNNSDSLFLFDENGKILDANKVAEDLYGYDRNQFLNMKVRDLSPINLRDEISPLKEITDTGAQFQWTHLRRNGAEFPVHINASPIELDNKKYILASVRDITESKEVEKALTESERRYRLLTDTARDFIIVHDLQGKLLYANKIAVEFSGYSEKELLSLNVTHFVSPAEQAKMYERRDHRVENNGETYLYETVFVDKDGNEIPVEVSSVPMQGENLKPSILIVARDITERKMTQSALIKSEEMFATVFNTVPDSIMLTSFDGRIINVNQSFLKNKGYRMDEVLGISLCDLTIWSDPDICKQYIHQLTFHGVVRNFETDIYTKYGEKHSVIISGDIITTDSEKYILTVFRNITELQNMADELKKSKFLLDEVSEIASIGGWSLDVSSGEVTWTNEVFKIHDMEPSGTINVNKGLDYYAPASKEIISKAVQDAIEKEQPYDLELEIITAKGNHKWVRASGRPIVVDNKVTKMIGSFQDITDRKQTEVELLKQDRLLNEMGDVAKIGGWEFDVLAGTSTWTREVAMIHGLDPDTGASVDMSLEYYPPQSREIISKAFQNAVEKGEAYDLELEFFSAKGVHKWVRTGGQPVFEDGKIVKVVGFLQDITHLKKVELELQKERVLLDEVGDIAKIGGWEFDVITGEGTWTPEVAKIHGLDPGVPTNKDIGVSLFVYESQEKIKAAIQNAIDNAEPYDLELELISADGVNKWVRTIGRPVVKDGKVVKLTGSMQDITERKLAADMLRESELRVRKKLNAILEPEGDLGELELADIVDIKALQELMDEFYQLTKMGGMAILDLKGNVLVDIGWQDICTKFHRVHPQTCKHCIESDLELTRGVEPGTYKFYKCKNHMWDMVTPIVLGGVHIGNLFVGQFFLDDEEIPYDTFRLQAEKYGFDEKQYLEALEKVPRWSRESVDSLMTYYALLTNLISTLSYSNVKLARTLNERDELLSSLHESESRFRATFEQAAVGVILSSLDGGFIQMNQRFCDISGYSCEELIIMNFADFTSPEDIEKETLLVEELVSGKRRDYSIEKRFICKGGRMLWVNVTVALVKSSDGEPLYFIGMVEDIDSRKLAEAEIELKSNALENSLNGFNIISSDGTFVYANKAYIRMWGYDTLNDVLESSPSSYFKYPEIAVDIFNKLRENGECTFEFTALRKDGSTFEALMYSQLFKDTDDNEIYMGTSIDITDRKEAEAEILQYTERLNMLHAIDKGIISSTSSEDIINSVLKNLRELISCPIVRLRAMDYERNDTVVLAMDSEYDSELKVGTHEYIMPSPTLDKLKSGSSVIVPDLYSYDSYNHELIAKFRNEDVRSVLIAPLIIEGELMGVLNLSSFEVDFFTEEHRAIVEEVATQLSIAIHHSRLNDQIRQHADELEQRVAERTEQLEDANKELEAFTYSVSHDLRAPLRAIDGFSRIITEDYEPIMDDEGKRLLNVIRDNTQKMDKLITDLLALSRVGRNEMSCVLINMDAMVRSVFNDLIPDENKNRTVLNVSDLPESYADPALIKQLWVNLLSNAIKYSSTRDKGVVEVGAYIKDGTNVYYVKDNGVGFNPKYSHKLFGIFQRLHSEKEFPGTGVGLAIVQRIARRHGGDVWAESELDNGATFYFSLPIKQGDDVCGE, encoded by the coding sequence ATGTCCAAAGGGTCTGAAAGGACCTCAGGTACTCTGTCACTCAGGGGGCAGGGTTACATAGCATTGTTAGGTGCGGCATTAACCTTGGTTATTTTATTGTTTGTACTATGGCAGGCTTGCGCTATATATGAAGATAATCTGATACTTAACAAGCAGGTCGAGGTCAATGCGCAATTATCGTCCAATGGAAATTCTCTGGAAAATCGCATAAACAATATTTTGTCTCATCTGGACGGTCTTGATGCTTTTGCAAAGGCTAACCCTACAAAAACTGCATTGGATACACATTTTGAATCATTTGCCTTTGGTTTATACGCAGGTTCGCCCTCTCTGCGCTCCATAGAGATCTACACTAATTTTTCAGAAACCTATGTTTATCCCCTTGAAGACAATGAACTTGTAGCTGAACGCACTCTTGAAGATCTTATCAATGATGAGCGTCCTATCGTTCGCGCGGATCTGCTAAATGCAATTCAAACCAGGGAACCGGTGATCACAGGCCCATATGAGATGCAGCGCGGCGGTCTTGGTATGGCTGCCCGGCAACCGGTCTACATTAATGATTCCTTATGGGGTGTTGTTTCAATGGTCATTGACGTACCACCGCTACTGAGCTCATCAGGTTTGACCACTGCAGATGAAACTATACATATGGCTTTACGGGATGATTCCGGACAGATAATATTTGGTTCAGAGGAAACATTCCAGATGAACCCTTTGATATATCAAGTGACGCTTCCTGAAGGCAGCTGGGAACTCGTAGCTGTCCCAAAAGGCGGATGGGATGAATCCGTGGCCGACACCTTGCTGGTATTTCAAAAAGGCGGCATCATTATTGCTATTCTTCTTACACTGGTTGTCTATCTTTTGCTGAGTTATAGTGTTTCCTTAAAAATGGAAGTAAAAAATCGTACAGCTTCCCTGAAAGAGTCTGAAAGTCGCTATCGTCAGCTATTTGACAATAACTCCGATTCGCTTTTCCTGTTCGATGAAAATGGTAAGATACTGGATGCGAATAAGGTTGCAGAGGATCTTTACGGGTATGACCGTAATCAATTTTTGAATATGAAGGTCCGTGACCTGTCACCGATCAATCTTCGTGATGAAATATCTCCCCTGAAAGAAATTACGGATACTGGCGCACAGTTCCAATGGACCCACTTACGCAGGAACGGAGCGGAATTCCCGGTTCACATAAATGCCAGTCCTATTGAGCTGGATAATAAGAAATACATTCTTGCCAGCGTGAGGGATATTACTGAAAGTAAGGAAGTAGAAAAAGCTCTCACAGAAAGTGAGAGGAGATATAGGCTGCTTACTGACACAGCAAGAGATTTCATAATAGTCCATGATCTGCAGGGCAAGTTGCTCTATGCAAATAAGATTGCTGTGGAATTTAGCGGTTATTCGGAAAAAGAACTTCTGTCACTAAATGTGACACATTTCGTTTCTCCTGCTGAACAGGCAAAAATGTATGAGCGCCGGGACCACCGTGTTGAAAATAACGGGGAGACCTATCTTTATGAAACGGTGTTCGTTGATAAAGATGGAAATGAGATCCCTGTTGAAGTAAGTTCTGTTCCGATGCAGGGAGAAAATCTCAAACCCAGTATCCTTATTGTTGCCCGTGATATCACCGAGCGCAAGATGACACAATCGGCACTCATAAAATCAGAGGAAATGTTTGCTACGGTATTTAATACTGTACCTGACAGCATTATGCTCACGTCTTTTGATGGGAGGATCATCAATGTCAATCAAAGCTTCCTGAAGAACAAAGGCTACAGAATGGACGAGGTCCTTGGTATTTCACTATGTGATCTTACAATTTGGTCTGACCCGGATATATGTAAACAGTATATTCATCAGCTTACTTTCCATGGAGTTGTACGTAATTTTGAGACTGATATTTACACCAAATACGGAGAAAAACACTCGGTTATTATTTCCGGGGATATCATCACAACAGATTCTGAAAAGTATATACTTACTGTATTCAGGAATATCACCGAACTCCAAAATATGGCAGATGAACTAAAGAAAAGCAAATTCCTTCTGGACGAAGTAAGTGAAATAGCAAGCATTGGTGGCTGGAGTCTTGATGTTTCTTCCGGTGAAGTTACATGGACCAACGAGGTGTTCAAAATCCATGATATGGAACCTAGTGGCACTATAAATGTGAACAAAGGTTTGGATTATTACGCTCCAGCTTCTAAAGAAATTATCAGCAAAGCTGTTCAGGATGCAATAGAAAAAGAGCAGCCATATGATCTTGAACTTGAGATCATAACTGCAAAAGGTAATCATAAATGGGTTCGTGCAAGTGGTCGTCCAATTGTTGTTGATAACAAAGTTACAAAAATGATTGGTTCTTTCCAGGATATTACTGATAGAAAACAGACCGAGGTTGAACTCCTTAAACAGGACCGTTTACTCAATGAAATGGGAGACGTGGCAAAAATTGGCGGTTGGGAGTTTGATGTTCTGGCAGGTACGTCTACATGGACTCGCGAAGTTGCAATGATCCACGGTTTAGATCCTGATACAGGTGCAAGTGTAGATATGAGTTTGGAATATTATCCGCCTCAATCACGTGAAATAATTTCGAAGGCTTTCCAGAATGCTGTTGAAAAGGGAGAAGCTTATGACCTTGAGCTTGAATTCTTTTCTGCAAAAGGTGTGCATAAATGGGTAAGGACGGGTGGACAGCCTGTTTTTGAAGACGGGAAAATTGTTAAAGTAGTTGGATTTTTACAGGACATCACTCATCTTAAAAAAGTAGAGTTAGAACTCCAGAAAGAGAGGGTGCTTCTGGATGAAGTTGGTGATATTGCAAAGATCGGAGGATGGGAGTTCGATGTCATAACCGGAGAAGGTACATGGACACCTGAAGTTGCAAAAATACACGGTTTAGATCCTGGTGTTCCTACAAATAAGGATATTGGAGTGAGTTTGTTTGTCTATGAATCACAGGAGAAAATTAAGGCTGCTATCCAGAATGCGATTGACAATGCAGAACCTTATGACCTTGAACTGGAACTGATATCTGCAGACGGTGTTAATAAATGGGTGCGTACCATTGGCCGTCCGGTTGTGAAAGACGGCAAGGTTGTGAAGCTGACCGGATCAATGCAGGATATAACCGAACGTAAGTTAGCTGCTGACATGTTACGGGAAAGTGAGCTTCGGGTAAGAAAGAAGCTGAACGCCATTCTGGAACCGGAAGGAGATCTTGGAGAACTGGAACTTGCTGATATAGTTGACATCAAGGCCCTGCAAGAGCTAATGGATGAATTTTACCAGCTGACCAAAATGGGTGGAATGGCTATACTTGATCTTAAGGGTAATGTCCTTGTAGACATTGGGTGGCAGGACATATGCACGAAATTCCATCGGGTTCACCCGCAGACCTGCAAGCATTGTATTGAAAGTGATCTTGAGCTGACCCGGGGTGTAGAACCAGGGACGTACAAATTCTACAAGTGCAAGAATCATATGTGGGATATGGTAACCCCTATCGTGCTGGGTGGTGTGCATATAGGTAATTTGTTCGTTGGCCAGTTTTTCCTCGACGACGAAGAAATACCCTATGATACATTCAGGCTTCAGGCAGAGAAATATGGCTTTGATGAAAAACAGTACTTAGAAGCACTTGAAAAGGTTCCACGCTGGAGCAGGGAATCCGTAGATTCTCTGATGACCTATTACGCGCTTCTGACCAACCTGATATCCACATTAAGTTATAGTAATGTAAAACTTGCAAGAACCCTTAACGAGCGTGATGAACTGCTCTCCTCGCTTCATGAAAGTGAAAGCAGGTTCCGTGCAACATTCGAACAGGCAGCTGTGGGAGTGATCCTATCTTCATTGGATGGTGGTTTTATCCAGATGAATCAGCGTTTTTGTGATATTTCAGGATATTCTTGTGAAGAACTCATAATAATGAATTTTGCAGATTTTACCTCTCCGGAAGATATTGAAAAAGAAACACTTCTGGTTGAAGAGCTGGTTTCAGGAAAAAGACGGGATTATTCCATAGAAAAACGTTTTATTTGCAAAGGTGGACGAATGCTATGGGTTAATGTAACCGTCGCCTTAGTGAAATCTTCAGATGGAGAACCTTTGTACTTTATCGGAATGGTAGAGGATATAGATAGTCGTAAACTGGCCGAAGCAGAGATTGAACTGAAAAGCAATGCTCTGGAAAATTCACTGAATGGTTTCAATATTATTTCTTCAGATGGTACATTTGTTTATGCAAACAAGGCTTACATCAGGATGTGGGGATATGATACTCTTAATGATGTATTGGAATCTTCTCCAAGTTCTTATTTTAAATATCCGGAAATTGCTGTTGACATCTTTAACAAGTTGAGGGAAAATGGTGAATGTACCTTTGAGTTTACAGCTTTACGTAAAGATGGTTCCACTTTTGAAGCCTTGATGTATTCCCAGCTCTTCAAAGATACAGATGACAATGAGATCTATATGGGAACTTCTATTGACATCACTGATAGAAAAGAGGCCGAAGCAGAGATCCTTCAATATACAGAACGTTTGAATATGCTTCATGCTATTGATAAAGGAATAATCTCTTCAACATCTTCTGAAGATATAATTAATAGTGTATTGAAGAATCTGCGTGAATTGATCTCATGTCCAATTGTGCGCTTGAGGGCAATGGACTATGAAAGAAACGATACTGTTGTTTTGGCTATGGATTCTGAATACGATTCTGAATTAAAAGTTGGAACTCATGAATATATAATGCCCTCTCCTACTCTGGATAAATTAAAATCCGGTTCATCTGTGATTGTTCCGGATCTCTATTCTTATGATTCATACAACCATGAACTCATAGCAAAATTCAGAAACGAAGATGTTCGTTCGGTTCTTATTGCACCATTAATTATTGAAGGAGAACTAATGGGAGTCTTAAATCTCTCTTCTTTTGAAGTTGATTTCTTTACAGAAGAGCATCGGGCTATAGTAGAAGAAGTTGCAACCCAACTCTCTATAGCTATCCACCACTCACGTCTGAACGACCAGATACGCCAGCATGCAGATGAGCTTGAGCAGCGTGTGGCTGAACGTACAGAACAACTTGAAGATGCAAATAAGGAACTCGAAGCCTTCACATATTCTGTTTCTCACGACCTGCGTGCTCCGCTGAGAGCCATTGACGGTTTCTCAAGAATAATTACAGAGGACTACGAACCAATTATGGATGACGAAGGAAAGCGTCTTCTCAATGTAATAAGGGATAATACCCAGAAGATGGACAAACTGATTACAGATCTACTGGCTCTTTCCAGGGTTGGAAGAAATGAGATGAGTTGCGTCCTAATAAATATGGATGCTATGGTAAGATCTGTTTTCAATGATCTGATTCCAGATGAAAACAAAAATCGCACTGTGCTAAATGTTTCTGATCTTCCGGAGAGTTATGCGGACCCTGCCCTTATAAAACAGCTATGGGTAAATCTGCTATCCAATGCCATCAAATACAGCTCTACAAGGGACAAAGGTGTCGTAGAGGTCGGAGCTTATATTAAAGATGGGACAAATGTTTACTATGTAAAGGATAACGGTGTGGGCTTTAATCCTAAATACTCTCACAAACTCTTTGGGATATTCCAGCGCTTGCATAGTGAAAAAGAATTCCCCGGAACTGGTGTGGGGCTTGCAATTGTACAGCGCATAGCAAGAAGACATGGCGGAGATGTCTGGGCAGAGAGTGAACTTGATAACGGTGCAACGTTTTACTTTTCATTACCTATAAAACAGGGAGATGATGTGTGTGGAGAATGA
- a CDS encoding adenylate kinase family protein, translating to MLIGITGTPGTGKTSVTRMLEEERLYQVIHLNELIKEEKLYSETDTERDCVVADMDMVYDRVLELQDRSSAVTIVDSHLSHHIADIVIVLRTDPAVLKGRLEKRNYSEEKIKENLEAEALDIILAESVEWCDRVFEINTTDESAEKTLKNIMKIIRGLRNGDTEELEEEFRPGTVDWCDYQFD from the coding sequence ATGCTTATCGGTATCACAGGAACACCGGGAACTGGAAAGACATCAGTTACCAGAATGCTTGAGGAAGAGAGGCTCTATCAGGTCATTCACCTTAATGAACTCATCAAGGAAGAGAAGCTCTACTCTGAAACAGATACCGAAAGGGACTGTGTTGTTGCTGATATGGATATGGTATACGACAGGGTTCTGGAGCTTCAGGACAGATCGTCTGCTGTGACCATCGTTGACAGCCATCTTTCTCACCATATTGCTGATATTGTCATCGTACTCAGGACAGACCCTGCTGTGCTGAAAGGAAGACTTGAAAAAAGGAACTATTCCGAAGAGAAGATAAAGGAGAACCTCGAAGCTGAAGCTCTTGACATCATTCTTGCAGAATCTGTGGAGTGGTGCGACAGGGTTTTTGAAATTAACACCACTGACGAAAGTGCAGAAAAAACCTTGAAGAATATCATGAAGATAATCAGGGGACTCCGTAACGGTGATACTGAGGAACTTGAAGAAGAGTTCAGGCCAGGGACTGTTGACTGGTGTGATTATCAGTTTGATTGA